The Corylus avellana chromosome ca11, CavTom2PMs-1.0 genome contains the following window.
ATGAGTTGGGTTAATAAACCAACGGCAATTGTGATGACGACAACATAAATGCATGCTCTCTTTTCCATTCCCTTTTCTGTCTTCATTTGGACACAAAGGGAATAGTCAACGAAggaattatttaaatatatatcaaaaaccaTTCAATCGTTTTACCACGGAATGTATTTAAATTTCTCAATCTATGCAATACATAACTAGCTAGCTAGAATAGTCAACGAAGGAATTACAATCCACCTGTGCATGGACACGGTTCCTGAGTTCTTCAAAATTAAAGCCTTCTTGCTTTCCGCATCAAAGCCTCCCACAAACTGCAAACAGGTCCCAGAAAACTTAAAATCcactaaaagaaaatgaaatttttatatgGAAATGTTTATCAAGCTTTgatatgaaatgaaattttcGTTTGGCCCATGATTTCGCACACCAAaagtatgtttttttaataaattagtgGAAATTTTATCATTTGGGAGTgtgtttgggaaaaaaaaaaaaaaaacaatagcaGTTTCGGATTGCACATAACAACATGCGACGCGATTTTATTGGTCAAACTGCATTTTTATCAAATGcttaactgattttttttaaaaaaaaaaaataatttttattaattacgttttaaaatcattattttttcaaatccaacaTTTTGAAACCATTAAAACAAACCAAAACTAAAAAGCCCCACtgcaaaaaaaagagaacacatCAAATCTGTTATACACTTAAAAATCTTAGCAAGCACTTAAGTCATCAATGAAAACATGCTGCAACATAAAAAACCAAATCTGCAATATAGAAGGAACGTCAATCTTAGGAAAAAAAGATCAGCGAGATATGTCCTACCAGTGAGCAGTGACctctttaattaaataataataataataataataataataataatgaaataaaaagaccAACTATACAAAAAACCTCTTTTATAAATAGATTCATCTTATGGGTtcatttgagattgcattttcaaaaattgcGGTTTGAAAAAGTGAATTTTAAAACCGCGGTAAAGTGTTTGACAAAACCGTgaattaatctttaaaattacagtttaacctttaaaatttgtGCGTTTTcatattaaagaaacaaaaaagcgtcatttcaaatcacaatttttttaaaatgcaattttctACCACTCAATATCTAGAATGAAGTGAAACACCAGCAAATATAATAGAGAAACAATTGGAATAATGCTCAAACATAACATAATAGAAAAAGCATAATCTAAGTATATATGCCAATTAAAATTGGTCAAACATTATTTCCCTTGCAACATATATAGGCGGCAGTactagaaatatatataaaatctaaaatactaaaatatcaAAGAGAAGTAAAAGAGAGCGCGGAAACGgagagagacgtatgggctacatcttgtatatacACTGTTACTAAGCAATATTACATAACtatctatttatagagagacaatgagtagtgaccaaaaaccccaaattaaaccctaaaatacataaggaaagaaataaaccgtactttacaaattaaataagaaaatataaaatattctaacaaaggaaataatataatCTAACATGATGTAGGTTTGCTGATGGAAAGTAATATGCAATCCCATGAAACATGGAGGAGAAAATCATGGGATTGTTGCCTTGCCTGGATATGCTTGATCTGATTAGATTTtgtcttctaacactcccctgCAAACTAATGGTAGGAACTTCCTTTagtttgataaacaaaaaataattggcAGTTTGTTGATTGAATCTTGCCATAAACCATGATGGCAAGATTCAACATGGCTTGAATGAGCCCGGTTTTGGTTGTTACCTAGGCGAGAGACATGAAAAAGGCCAGGATTTTAGGTATTACCACAAGGCCAAGACATTGGGCCAACAATGGGCTATATTGAAACTGACAAACTATGAGTTGACATGAACCTTGGGTTTTGGATATTACCTCGAGGTCAAaaagatggttttttttttttttttttttcgtttttgcttttgttttttttctgaCGACTCCCATCACTTCACTTCTCACTTTTAACTCACCTTTCGGCTACCATGTGCAACAAACATCCCATGTGCAAACACATACCACTTtccctttcttcctcttttcttgcATTGTTTTCTTGCATGCCTGACAATTCTCTTCTAGTTTCTTATCTTTCTCTACATATTGGCAAATCTGTGGTTTGTGCTGCAACGGAGGCGGCTTGATGGAAGGAGGTCGGCACAAGGTAGTTTGGGAACGTCCGGTGGAGGGAAGGTCTCCTGTATAGGGAAAGGACACCGGCACAAGGTAGTCCGGGAACGTCCGATGGAGGAGAGGATGCTGACACAAGGTAGACTGGGAACGTCCGATGGAGGGAAGGTCTCTGGTATAGGAAAAGGATGCTGGCACAAGGTAGTCCGGGAACGTCCGATGGAGGTAAGGACGCTGGCACAAGGTACTACGAGAACGTCCGATGGAGGTGCGGTGGAGTTGAACAAATTGGATATTCTGTGCATGAATCTGGAGGTGTGTTTGTGCAGATGTTTGTTAATGGTTTTGtttattgaaaaacatgtaaaatatagaaaagGGAGAAGAAGGCGTGGTTGAGTGGTACGGTGTGATTGACGTTTCTTGGTCATGGCTTGGTGGAGGAGAAGAGCACAGTGATGGTGCGAAGGTTCTAGATTGCCGGAGATGAGGTGGATTGATGGCCGTGGATTTGTATGGAGCTAGTGGTGGTGGGTTAATGGACGACGGCCAGCAGGGACGACGCGGTGGTTCTGTCACGAGGCTCGGCTGGCAGTGGACTGTGGAAGGTGGTGGTGGACGTTGCTGTCAGTGATCTCGGACTGTGGCTGCAAGTCCTTGGGGTCCTTGCCGTCGACAGTGCATCCGATGGAGACGCAGGTGTCGAGAATCTTCTTGACGGTGCCAAAGAGGTCCTTCTGACGGCCAAGGTTAGGCTCTAAGGCGCTGAGGGCAACTAATTGAGCCAGGAGTGGTTGAGAAGAATGGACACTGGCGCTGTGCCGGTAATGTGTGACGTGAAGGAAAGTAAGGTtaccagaaagaaaaaaaaaatgcacaagaCCATTGGATCAACTGGCGTAAGccaatagctctgataccatgtagaaatatatataaaatctaaaatattaaaatataaaagagaagtaAAAGAGAGCGCGAAAGCGAAGAGAGAcatatgggctacatcttgtatatacACTGTTACCAAGCAATATTACATAAGTCTCTATTTACAGAGAGACATTGATTAGTGACCAAGAAActcaaattaaaccctaaaatacataagtaaaaaaataaaccctacattagaaattaaataatgaaatataaaatattctaacaaaggaaataatataatCAAACATGCTGTAGGTCTGCTGATGGAAAGTAATATGCAATCCCATGAAACATGGAGGAGGAAATCATGGGATTGTTGCCTTGCCTGGATATGCTTGATCTGATTAGATTTTATCTTCTAACAGCAATATCCATATTGGGGGAGGCAAATTCTTGTGGGTAGGAATTGGTTTGTAGTGTAGTCTAGTGCTTCCGTCTTCTAAATTGAAGATACTCATGTCAATCGGCACATCTGGATTATATTCATATGTAGTAATGTAGTCATCAGTGTAATATATGGAGTTAGGGCCGTTAGGCTGACAATCCGAAAAGTTAGAAGTTGAAATAGCTATAGATTGGTTGTCTCCCACGAACAATGCATCATCTCCTATGCTCTTCACCTCCACGCGCTCCACCACTCTTCCACTTTCATCATCTAGCACTAGCTTGTGCACCTTAAAATAACCGGTCATACCTTGCCCCCAGCTACAAAAGATTCAAAGAACCTCCACAGTTGCAACAAATCCTTGTTAGATGTTTCCACCAAATATGTCTTGTAAGCATATTCTAAATCTCGGGGCGCAAGTACATTTTTTTGATTGATACTAACATCAAGGGATATAAGCTCACTTCGATGATCAATGGTGAGAACCTGGCCTTTATAATATAAAACATTAGAGAACAACTCTCCATGCACATGATCCTCATAAGTCCAAGATTCATCACCTAATTTCATGAAAACTAAGTTGCTATATTCACCAAATATTCCCACGACAAGGCAGTCCGAGTCCTCAGAGGGGTCCGGGGACAATGTAAGTTTTTGG
Protein-coding sequences here:
- the LOC132165054 gene encoding uncharacterized protein LOC132165054 encodes the protein MLLIPNKDNDKKVGSLYSITNLKVSDVNLPIHYNKRFCGCSFDWLSFVTKSSFVILFNPFRNKIINLPQLERHRGYRRNAKQCTIQKLTLSPDPSEDSDCLVVGIFGEYSNLVFMKLGDESWTYEDHVHGELFSNVLYYKGQVLTIDHRSELISLDVSINQKNVLAPRDLEYAYKTYLVETSNKDLLQLWRFFESFVAGGKV